TTGTCATATATAGATTAGTATTCTCAAAGAAATTGCGGCGCAATATTCCATCCATTGCTTCCTCTTAGATGAATCCGCATCCTCTATAGACGATGCTATACGCGAGGTTATGCTAGCTTGGCCTAATACCGGAGGCCGGATTTTGTATATAGTATCCAACAACAAGGAATACATGTTTCCTAAACTAAGCAAATGCGGTTGGCTTATCACGCTTCTCAGTGAGTATCGCACTTTCATGTTTTCCCCAACAATGCTTTGTGAGTCAATGACGTCCTGTTGTTGGCTCAACTGCAAATTATCTTGGTTTCAGATGTTGAAGGCAGCACCGCATCCACATGTGAGAGTTCAAGCATGGTGTATATTAACAAACTACGCGAGTTGCCTTTGACTATTTGCCAAATAAATAGAAAGGTTTTTAAGAGGAACTGCTGTCCATATACTACTATTCCTACTGCCTTTGGCTATTTGTTTTTATGTATTAGACTTTTCTTCTATATTTCTTGTAACGTTGAATCTTATGCTTCACATGGAAAACAGGCATTTGGAAACAGCGTTGTGACAGTTGGTTATATTATGAAGCCGTCTCGTGAAGAGGATTTCGCTAAGGTGAGCTTTCTATAAAATTGAAGGTAATCAGTGCTAGGAGAgaagaacatattgaaaagacaaaaggaagaaaacattGATACTTGGTATCGTGCAAATATGATTGTGCTTTCTGAAAGGCTTTGAGTCACTATTCCCTTGACTTTTTGCACTTGTAAAATTACCATGATAGATTGAATGGCTGTAATTATTTAACTGGAAATTCTAGTAATTTTGAGTTGAAGAAATTTATCAGGTTGATCTGATTTTCTGGGGTTGGCATTCTAAGTGATTGTGTGTATTTATGAATCAATCAGACGTATACATGATTGTATTTGAAGCTTACAAGTCATCTTGATTTTTTTCAGAGGGGTGCATTCCCTATGTATCCTACTCAAGATGGGTTGATGTTCGTTCCCATCACATTTGATCTCCCTCTAGCTCCTCAATTACAAGAAGTTGATGTAGTTCTCCATAAAGCAACTGATGAAATTATATCCATTAATTTGGATGGATCTTTACCATCTTCTACCAGCATAACATACAGCAGGGGAATGCAGGAATTGCAAAGGTAACTTGTTAAGTTTTTCAGTCTGATTTTTTCCTCCATAGAGAGTAGTTGGCTCACTACCAGAAGAAATAAGCATCTTAACAGTATCTGGCATCCCTATTTCCATAGAAGAGCTAATGTGAATCGCGTTAAGACATTAACATGTAGTACTTTTCTCCTATTCCATTGTATGCATAGCATTTGAGATGAATTTCCACTTTGTGGTGTTTATACTCGTGCCTACTTTTGTGACATGGTATACATCAGTAAATGTAAATGCATAAGTTTGTAGTTTATACTCTTCCCGTAAATGTATCCCTCCCTCTAATGTTAGTTTTAGACTTTCTTCTTCATATTCATACAGTCCTGATTTCTTGTACTTTGTAATCAATTAACCATTTTGATACCACGCACCAAAGCAAGTGTGTCCCGGAATTGGAGTATGCAAAAGAGCACTATATAACGTAGTAATGTCCATTTGGGTTGTTTTTAATATCCTTTTGTTTCTTACACAGATATATGGAACATCACCTAGACCTCTGTGTGATTGACCCACTTAGCTCCATTTATCCTGTAGTAGATCGATTGAAAATTCAACAGATTCTACTTGGGTTGGAGGATCTCAAAACCGCCGGTTGCTGCGCAATTAGGGGGCCTAATTTTCTTAAGGTGTGCGTGTGTGCATGTGCATTTTCTGCTTTCACAATGTTTTCACAAGTTAAAAGAAATCTCTTGATATTTAAGTTGCAGATACTTTCTCAGTAAACATTTTAGCAATTTTCGGCATAAATAATCATGGATTTATCCTGTAAGCGTAGTCTACTAAGTCACTGGCTATCTTAAGGACATGATTGAGCTTTTTGTGTATATAACAACAAGAatggtttattttaaatatcatttttattt
Above is a window of Malus sylvestris chromosome 15, drMalSylv7.2, whole genome shotgun sequence DNA encoding:
- the LOC126604047 gene encoding inositol 1,3,4-trisphosphate 5/6-kinase 4 isoform X2, whose product is MAGVGGGGVGGVILDECVLFGGSNVNLQPDAHFLLHKLRHSNVPTGISYGAGLEAHKISILKEIAAQYSIHCFLLDESASSIDDAIREVMLAWPNTGGRILYIVSNNKEYMFPKLSKCGWLITLLNVEGSTASTCESSSMVYINKLRELPLTICQINRKAFGNSVVTVGYIMKPSREEDFAKRGAFPMYPTQDGLMFVPITFDLPLAPQLQEVDVVLHKATDEIISINLDGSLPSSTSITYSRGMQELQRYMEHHLDLCVIDPLSSIYPVVDRLKIQQILLGLEDLKTAGCCAIRGPNFLKVDDFNQSDLVQSLSEAKLALPSIVKPQVACGVADAHSMEYVDHSSTLYKFYVLGEKVYHAVKSSTPNADGLKKLSGSTELKPLVFDSLKSLPTAKGNLSSGDGNSSKATIDLELVTSAANWLMRNLELTIFGFDVVIEEGTGDHVIVDVNYLPSFKEVPNEVAIPAFWGAIKKKFELKGRNK